The following are from one region of the Achromobacter xylosoxidans genome:
- a CDS encoding sugar O-acetyltransferase, whose protein sequence is MANDDRSLIIPRRTPESAAMTANIKRAMTITAALNRLTFNDAAEVRALFSELIGKTVDESFLLIPPFYTTGGPDISVGRNVFVNQNCTFYDLGGLSIADDVMIGPNVSLITSGHPIEPSRRRDFVTAKPIVIERNVWIAAGATVIGGVTVGENSVVAAGSVVTKDVPANTLVGGNPARVIRSIAE, encoded by the coding sequence ATGGCAAATGACGACCGCAGCCTGATCATTCCCAGAAGAACGCCCGAATCAGCCGCCATGACGGCCAACATCAAACGCGCGATGACGATCACCGCCGCCCTCAACCGCCTGACCTTCAACGACGCCGCCGAAGTCCGCGCCTTGTTCAGCGAACTGATCGGCAAGACGGTCGATGAGAGCTTCCTGTTGATTCCGCCGTTCTATACGACCGGTGGCCCCGATATCAGCGTCGGGCGCAATGTCTTCGTCAATCAGAACTGCACCTTCTATGACTTGGGCGGGTTGAGCATTGCCGATGACGTGATGATCGGGCCGAACGTCAGCCTCATCACGTCTGGCCATCCGATCGAACCTTCGCGGCGTCGTGATTTCGTCACTGCGAAGCCCATTGTGATCGAGAGGAATGTCTGGATCGCGGCGGGTGCGACCGTTATTGGTGGCGTGACTGTGGGGGAGAACTCGGTGGTTGCGGCGGGTTCGGTGGTCACCAAGGATGTGCCGGCGAATACACTGGTGGGTGGGAATCCGGCCAGGGTGATTCGGTCGATTGCTGAGTAA
- a CDS encoding glutaredoxin family protein, translating into MLVKALRVGLGQIIVLGDALTRPRPQQRSAQGQAAVNAEAAQLSLYQFHACPFCVKTRRAIHKLNAPIALRDAKGDPEARAQLQAGGGKVKVPCLRIDDAAGTRWMYESSDIIAYLEQRFANVA; encoded by the coding sequence ATGCTAGTCAAAGCCCTGCGTGTCGGCCTGGGTCAAATCATCGTGTTGGGCGACGCCCTCACGCGCCCACGCCCGCAACAGCGCTCCGCGCAAGGCCAGGCCGCGGTCAACGCCGAAGCGGCCCAGCTGTCGCTCTACCAATTCCACGCCTGCCCCTTCTGCGTCAAGACGCGGCGCGCCATTCACAAACTGAACGCGCCCATCGCGCTGCGCGACGCCAAAGGCGATCCCGAAGCGCGCGCGCAACTGCAGGCAGGCGGCGGCAAAGTGAAGGTGCCGTGCCTGCGCATCGACGATGCAGCAGGCACGCGCTGGATGTATGAGTCCAGCGACATCATCGCCTACCTCGAACAACGCTTCGCCAACGTGGCCTGA
- a CDS encoding DUF4189 domain-containing protein has product MRALKLVFLLAMLHLGIPGLAQAEQGCPDGFMPNAAGTPGQQCVPIPGQTRPQGGTGAQTAPDQPRWTTRWGAIAYDPPSGSVGIAADKTSKAKAERAALEHCASKGGKGCETNITYYNQCVAVVYGPSPKGEGVLMNSASAETKELAQSLAIETCEKGTGTSCKTFYTGCSYPVRIQ; this is encoded by the coding sequence ATGCGTGCTTTGAAACTGGTTTTCCTGCTGGCAATGCTGCATCTCGGCATCCCAGGCCTGGCGCAGGCCGAACAAGGCTGCCCCGACGGCTTCATGCCCAACGCCGCCGGCACCCCGGGCCAGCAATGCGTGCCGATTCCCGGCCAGACCCGCCCACAGGGCGGCACCGGCGCGCAAACCGCGCCCGACCAGCCACGCTGGACCACCCGCTGGGGCGCAATCGCCTACGACCCGCCGTCCGGCTCCGTCGGCATCGCTGCCGACAAGACCAGCAAGGCCAAGGCCGAACGAGCCGCGCTGGAACATTGCGCGTCCAAAGGCGGCAAAGGTTGCGAGACCAACATCACGTACTACAACCAATGCGTAGCGGTGGTGTATGGCCCTTCACCCAAAGGCGAAGGCGTGTTGATGAATTCCGCCAGCGCCGAAACCAAGGAACTGGCGCAATCCCTGGCCATCGAGACTTGCGAGAAGGGCACCGGCACGAGCTGCAAGACCTTCTATACCGGCTGCAGCTATCCGGTACGGATTCAGTAA